A segment of the Gemmatimonadota bacterium genome:
TCCGCTCGCGCGGACGCGGCCACCCTTCATGTGCGCGCCGGCATCGGCGCATCGATCCTGGATCCTCGAGGCGGGAGGCCTCTCATGTACATCACACGGTCGCGGCTGGGTAGCGGCTTCGCCGTTCTGCTGGTCCTCTGCACGCTCCTCGCGACCGCCGCCGTCGACCTCCCGGGTCAGCAGGTGGCACCTACGCTCATCCGCGACGTCGCGGTCTTCGACGGAACGAGCGCGCGCGGCCCCATGGATGTGCTCGTTCGGGATGGCCGCATCGGAGCGATGGGGCCGGACCTGGAGGTCCCGGCCGGCTCGGTGGTGGTGGAGGGTCGCGGTCGCACCCTGCTTCCCGGCCTGATCGACGCGCACACCCATGCGTTCGGCGACGCGCTGCGTGAGGCGCTCGTCTTCGGCGTCACGACCGAGTTGGACATGTTCACGGACGCGGGCTTCGCACGGCAGATGCGCTCGGAACAGGCCGGTCGGGGCGCGGCGACGCGGGCGGACCTGTTCTCGGCCGGCACGCTGGTCACCGCACCCGGGGGCCACGGCACCGAATACGGGATGGTCATCCCCACGCTCGAGGGGCCGGAGCAGGCGCAGGCGTTCGTGGATGCCCGCCTCGCCGAGGGCTCGGATTGGATCAAGATCGTCTACGACGACGGCCACGCCTACGGGCTGGATCTTCCCACCCTCGACCTCGCGACCCTGAGAGCGGCGATCGACGCCGCCCACGCCCGCGACGTCCTCGCCGTGGTACACGTCGGCGACGCTGCCGCAGCCGAGGAGGCCATCGCCGCCGGAGCGGACGCGCTGGTGCACCTGTTCACCGACGAGGCGGCCGCGCCGGGCTTCGCCGAGCGCGTTGCGCAGAGCGGCGCGTTCATCGTGCCCACCCTCACCGTCCTCCGGAGCGTCACGGGTCAACCGGGCGCCGCCGGGCTCACGGACGATCCGGCCGTCGCGCCCTACCTGATGCCCGCCTCGCGCACCAACCTGGGCCAGGCGTTCCCCGACCGCTCGGGGCAGGGCGAAGCCCGCTACCAGGTCGCGGCAGACGCGGTCGAGCGCCTGCACGCCGCGGGAGTCGCCATCCTCGCCGGCACGGATGCTCCCAATCCGGGGACGGCGCACGGGAGCGCGCTGCATCGCGAGCTGGAGCTGTTGGTGGACGCGGGGCTGACGCCGGCGGAGGCGCTGCGTGCCGCCACGGAAGCGCCCGCACGGGCCTTCGCGCTGGAGGACCGCGGACGGATTGCGGAAGGCCTGCGCGCCGACCTGCTGCTCGTCGACGGCGATCCCCTCACCGACATCCGCGCCACCCGCGCCATCGCCGGGATCTGGAAGGGTGGCGTGCGCGTTGACCGGGACGCCTACGCGGCAGCGGTCGCGGCCGCGAGCACCACGTCGGCACCGTCCATCCCTGCCGAGGGGCTCATGCTCAGCGACTTCGACGCAGGAGCCCTGACGGCCGCGCTCGGCAGCTGGATGCCGTCGAGTGACAGCTTCGCGGGAGGCGCCTCGACCGGTGAGGTGCGGGTGGAGTCGACGGCGGACGGGCAGGCCCTCGTGGTACGCGGGACGATCTCCGACAAGATCGCCTATCCATGGTACGGCGCCATGTGGGTGCCTGGCAGCCCCCCGATGACGCCGGTCGACCTGGCGGGTGCGGAGGGGTTCCGCTTCCGCACACGCGGAGACGGCGGCACCTATCGCGTCTTGCTGTTCAGTCAGGGCAACGGCATGATGCCGCTGATCCGCACGTTCACCGCCGAGGCCGGGTGGACGGAAGTCGTCATGACGTGGGCGGACTTCGGCATCGACGGGGGCGACGTGATGGGGCTCGTGTGGTCCGGTGGACCCGAGGTGGGCGCCTTCGAGTTCGTGCTGGACGACGTCACCCTGCGCTGAGGATCGTCGTGCCGACCCCCCTCTCGTCCAGCCACGCGGTCACGGCCGCCGGGCATGGCGCCGCGCGTCGTGATCCCATCGGCTGGGTGGACTACGCGTGGCTGATCTATGCGCTCGCGTTCCTGGCCCAGCCGGCCCTGCTCCTGCGGCAGGGCCGGCTGGGCTGGGGATCCGCGCTCCTCACCGCGGGCGCCTTCGTCCTCTTCCTCCTCTCGTACGTGCGCGGCCTGCGGGCGCGCGGTCGGGAGCTCGGCATCGTCGTGGCGCTCCAGGCCACGCTCGGGCTGATCCTGTCGCCCTTCAACGTCGGCGCACCGGTCTTCCTGGTGTATGCGGCGACCTTCGCCGCTCGCGTGGAGCGCAGCCGGCTGGCCCTCCGCTTGATCTTCACGCTGGCCGCGCTGACGTGGTTCGCAAGCTGGCTGACGACCGCCCCGCTCTACGTCGGGCTGAGCATGACAGTGCTGACCGCGGCCATCGGAGGGGCACAACTGCAGGACATGCGGCTGCGCCGCAGCAATCGCGCCCTTCGGGCCGCCCAGACCGAGATCCAGCACCTGGCGGCCGTCGCCGAGCGGGAGCGCATCGCGCGTGACCTGCACGACGTGCTGGGGCACACGCTCTCCCTGATCGTGTTGAAGAGCGAACTCGCCGCGAAGCTGGTCACACGGGATGTGACGCGCGCCACCGCCGAGATCCGCGACGTGGAGCAGGTCGCGCGTCAGGCGCTCCACGATGTGCGCGAGACCATCCAGGGGTATCGCGCCTCGATCGGTGCCGAGGCCGGACGGGCGCGCGACCTGCTGGAGACCGCGGGGGTCCGTGCGGAGGTCGTGCTGGACGCGGTCGCCCTTCCGCGCGCGGCGGAGGAGGCGCTGGCGCTCGTGATCCGGGAGGCGAGCACCAACGTGGCCCGACACGCCGACGCGGACACCTGCCGCGTGTCCCTCGACACGGAAGGATCCTCGGTCGTGTTACGCGTCGAGGATGACGGAGCCTCCGACGGCAGCCTCGTGCCCGGGAGCGGGCTCGGCGGGATGAGGGAGCGGATCGAGGCCGTCGGCGGCGACCTCGCGTGGCGGGCGGCACCATCGGGACACGGCCTGGTCCTGGAGGCGCGGGTGCCGCTGCCTGCGTCCACCGCGTCCGTGCCGCTCACGCCCACGATGGCATCGACCTAGGGACGCGCCCGTGATCCGGATCGTCATCGCGGAGGATCAGACGATGGTGC
Coding sequences within it:
- a CDS encoding CIA30 family protein encodes the protein MYITRSRLGSGFAVLLVLCTLLATAAVDLPGQQVAPTLIRDVAVFDGTSARGPMDVLVRDGRIGAMGPDLEVPAGSVVVEGRGRTLLPGLIDAHTHAFGDALREALVFGVTTELDMFTDAGFARQMRSEQAGRGAATRADLFSAGTLVTAPGGHGTEYGMVIPTLEGPEQAQAFVDARLAEGSDWIKIVYDDGHAYGLDLPTLDLATLRAAIDAAHARDVLAVVHVGDAAAAEEAIAAGADALVHLFTDEAAAPGFAERVAQSGAFIVPTLTVLRSVTGQPGAAGLTDDPAVAPYLMPASRTNLGQAFPDRSGQGEARYQVAADAVERLHAAGVAILAGTDAPNPGTAHGSALHRELELLVDAGLTPAEALRAATEAPARAFALEDRGRIAEGLRADLLLVDGDPLTDIRATRAIAGIWKGGVRVDRDAYAAAVAAASTTSAPSIPAEGLMLSDFDAGALTAALGSWMPSSDSFAGGASTGEVRVESTADGQALVVRGTISDKIAYPWYGAMWVPGSPPMTPVDLAGAEGFRFRTRGDGGTYRVLLFSQGNGMMPLIRTFTAEAGWTEVVMTWADFGIDGGDVMGLVWSGGPEVGAFEFVLDDVTLR
- a CDS encoding sensor histidine kinase, which translates into the protein MPTPLSSSHAVTAAGHGAARRDPIGWVDYAWLIYALAFLAQPALLLRQGRLGWGSALLTAGAFVLFLLSYVRGLRARGRELGIVVALQATLGLILSPFNVGAPVFLVYAATFAARVERSRLALRLIFTLAALTWFASWLTTAPLYVGLSMTVLTAAIGGAQLQDMRLRRSNRALRAAQTEIQHLAAVAERERIARDLHDVLGHTLSLIVLKSELAAKLVTRDVTRATAEIRDVEQVARQALHDVRETIQGYRASIGAEAGRARDLLETAGVRAEVVLDAVALPRAAEEALALVIREASTNVARHADADTCRVSLDTEGSSVVLRVEDDGASDGSLVPGSGLGGMRERIEAVGGDLAWRAAPSGHGLVLEARVPLPASTASVPLTPTMAST